The Psychrobacter arenosus region TCCGCCGGGGTATCAGGGCTAGTAGCCTGTTGCCATTGATCGGCAATGCCATCGTTATCATTATCTACTCGAGCCAAAGTAAAGGTATTGAGCTCGCCCGCCTCGCTGGTTTCATCATAATAAGCGACTTGCATGGTGGTTAAGTCGCTATCTTCTGGCGGGTTTATCACTACCCCACCATCCGCAGTTTCTGGAATGTCGGGCACTATTAGACTATCGACTATCTGTGCGGGTGAAATTTCTGTCTCAGCGGCAGGGGCTGTGTCTGTCGCATCAGGCCCTGAATTACCAGCCACATCCCTAATGCTGGCGGTCACTACAGTATCCGGCGCAATCTCAATCGCTTGACCCGCATCTAAGACAGCTTGAGTCACTGGGTATTCTGTTCCATTGATAGTTAGGATATCGCCTAATTCCGTACCGTCCGGCACAGTCACCGTGGCTGTAATCGTACCATCGTCACCAACTTCAACATTATTATAAATAGCATCATCACCAGTGGATTCAAAGGCAATCGTTGGGGCATCAGGTGGGGTAATGTCTGCCTCGGGGGCAGTGTCTTTCGCATCAGGCCCCTTTTTCCCAGCAGCGCTAGTGATGCTAGCGACCACCTCTGTAGCCGGCGCAATAGCAACCGTTTGACCATTCGCTATCACGGCTTCGGTCACAGGATAATCAGTCCCATTGATAGTCAGGACGTCGCCTACTTCTGTACCCTCAGGCACAGTGACCGTAGCAGTAATCATCCCGTCTTCATCGACCTCTTCTGCATTATAAATATCGTCTGGCCCTGCGTCTGCAAAATTAATAATGGGTGCTTGAGGGATATCATCGCCGGCTATAGCCGTGGCAGGCTCGCTTTCTCCAACTTGAGTAGTCTGCGTTGCGGTCACCTCTGAGCCATCTTTCACCTCATTAGCAGGAATAGTTACTGCCCCTGTTTCTGGATTAATCGTCACGTTATCTTCAGGATTATTATCTACCCATTGTCCGTTCTCTGGATTTTGGGTAAAGGTGACAGTCTGCTCATTACCCTCTTCATTAATATAAGTAATCTCTGTGGTATTACCTTCCTCTGTAGGCTCAACGGTCACACTGCCATCGTCTTGCGCCGTTAGGATAGGCTTAGGAATCTCTGGTTGGTCCGGCGTGTCATCATCCTTATCGTCATCATCGGCGAGAGCTGCCGCTACTAGCCCTACTCCTGCCAAACCTACGAGCCAAGGTAAAATAGCAAAGCCTTGCTCACTTTGACCTGCCCACCAAGGGGACAACTGTGCGGGTCCACCGAGCGCTTGACCTTCTATATCACCTGGCGCTAGCTGCGTCACATAATCAGCCACTTCTGCAGTATCCGGAATGTAATAGTAATATCGGCCATCTTCTGCCATGCCCATAAGCGCCTGCTCACTATTGCTATAAAAATCTTGCAGGATTAAATTAGGCGTATCACCGTCTTCAGCAAAAGAAACATGCAAATCATTGGCCACTCGCTGAGTAATAATATGGTCGGGCGCATGACCTGAACTCTGCTCTAAAAACTCGTAATTTACCCCTTGATCCGCTGCAATAACTGTAGGCTGACCCTCCCCTAGCATTACCGTCTCAGTATTAGTAGTCGCTTGAGTATTCTGAACTTTTACAATAATCGTTTGCATACTGCTCCCCTCGTCCTGAGATTTATTGGCGGTCTATCTTATCTATTGTGGTGCAACAACCGCGATGACTCTTCTGTTCATCTGTCGCCCCTCTTTGGTAGCGTTACTCGCTACAGGCTCTGACTCTCCATAGCCGATGGTCGTTATGCGATTCGGGTCTATACCATACTGCTTGACCAGCATAGTTTGCACCGCTTGCGCTCGCCGCTCTGAAAGCTTTTGGTTATAGGCATCACTGGCGGTACTGTCGGTATGACCTTTGATGACGGCGCTAGTACTGCTGTACTCTTGCATAAACGCTGCAACATCAGCGACTCTGCTAAAGTACTGGGGTTGAATAACGGCTTTGTCGGTGTCAAAGAACACGCGCATCTCAATACTAACCTCTTTTTCAAGGACAGAAGGCGCGGTAGGCGGGACTGGAGTAGCAGCGCAAGTAGAGGTGACCCGGCTGATTTGATGCTTTTGATAGCGTTTATCGGTCATTAGCGAGTCTACAGCTTCAGGATTGACCTGCTGTAAACTAATGCGCTCTTGCTCATCCACTTCGACATAAAAGAAATAGCTCTGCTGTGCCGGTAGGTTTAGCGTAATAGCATTGCTAAGTAAGTTATTGGTTTTCTGTGAGGTGGTCACGGCGCTAATCTGGTTTGTGCCAGCGCAGGTATAAACTTGCGTATAGCCTCCTGGTTTTAGACTGCCTTGATACTCACCGTTAATACCTAGATTGACACTGGTTTGTCCACCATCTAAGTCAGTTTCGCGAATGAAAAACAGACTGACCTTATCTTGCGGTATAGGTTGGGCTAATAAGGTTTGTGGGTCTATGGCGACTTGTTGATGCCAACTGATATGGTCAACGGATTTAAGCGTATCCTCTGGCAACTCGGCAAGTGTGGTGACGGGTAAAATTAAGGTAAAGGCACACAGTATAGAAAGTTTATTAATAGATATCCGCATAGACATAGTGCCCCCAAATGATAGTAATTGTAGTTATTAGCCAGTATTAAGCCTCACCTATCTTCATTAATATTGCTTAAACATTAAGTTAAACAATACCATTGCAATACGGGCGTTTGTCTATGAATCATAGCTTTATGATAGGCTGTCTAATACCATCGATATAAGGGGCAACTCTTAGCTAGTTATATGCTAGGTTATATAATCATCAATAGTTAAAAAACAAAAAACCCTTCCAATTATGAAAGGGTTATTTATAGGGATAATAAATTTATCTGCCGTCTATCGCCATAAGACAACCGCTCAGTATTGACTACTAAACGGTTAAGACAGGGCAACAGTTAGATAGGATAACGACTAGAGTAGCTTTTCAATATCTGCTTGTAGTGCCTCTGGTTTCGTCGTTGACGCATAACGATCCACCACCTGACCCTCTTTATTAAGCAAAAACTTAGTGAAGTTCCACTTGATACCATCTGTTAGAAAGCCACCTTGTTGCTTTTTCAGCCACTCATAGACAGGGTGCGCATCTTTACCATTCACATCGACTTTTGCCATCATAGGGAAAGTTACGCCGTAGTTTTTTTGACAAAATGAACCGATATCATCAGCATCGCCAGGCTCTTGACTGCCAAACTGGTTGCATGGGAAACCGATGACGACCAAACCTTGGTCTTTATATTGCTGATAAAGCTTTTCTAAGCCTTCGTACTGCGGGGTAAAACCACACTTACTGGCTGTATTGACGATTAGCAGTGCTTTACCTTGGTACTCAGCAAAGTCTTGCGTCTCACCATTGAGCGTCTCTACCTGAAAATCATAAATCCCGGTCATAGTCCTATCCTTGAATCATCGTTGTTATTTAAGAGTTGTTAGCTAGCAGCTGTTATATAAGAGTCGTTATTAAAAACTAGTGTTTGGTTAACTAACGAGTTGGCAAACACTAGAGATTAACTAAACATTAACTAGTCGTCGCTGCTAGGCTCTAAGTCTAAAGCAATCGAGTTAATGCAATAACGCATGCCGGTAGTATCTTGCGGACCATCTGGAAAGACATGGCCTAAATGAGCATCACAATTACTACAAGTGACCTCAATGCGGCGCATACCATGAGAGGTGTCTAAATGCTCATCAATGGCACCTTCAAAAACCGTTTTATCAAAACTTGGCCAACCACAACCTGAGTGGAACTTGTTGTCCGACATAAATAACTTAGCGCCACAGCCTTTACAGCGGTAAATCCCTTTATCTTCAGTATCTGTATAATCTCCAGCAAACGCTCGCTCGGTACCCTTTTCTCTAAGCACACGATACTCTTCGTCGCTTAAGCGCGCACGCCAATCCGCATCGGTCAATTGCGCGACTTCTTCTTTGCTTAATTCTCTATCTTGCATAATGTTACCTATAGTTTGAATAAAATGAATATTGGAGGAATAACCCTCAAATCTATAGCTCTAGAATAATACAAAAACACCGCTAGCACCTTTTGATAAATGTTAATGAAAGCTACTGGCTATAAGGTTAACAGTCTAATTAACGCCCCTAATCTATACTCTATTTTATGTCCTATTTTGACTCGTCAATCTTCTTATAGGGTCTAATAAAATATAGACTATTTTTGCTATGGGTTATTAAGAAGTAGCTAAAGGAAGTGAGTTACTGCTCAGTTATGCAAGAAAAACTTGCATTTTTACAGTCTAAAAAATTAGATTTGTAGCTTATTTATAATTTAACTTGCAAGATAATTTACGATGCAATAATATCTTGCATTAGACAATGAATAACTGTTCTCTCATTAGCTAATGGACTGTATATGACTGCCACTACTGATTACAAGGCCCAAGGTAAGCGCTTGAATAAGCTGCGTAAAGCCAAAGGACTAACGGCTGAGCAACTCGCTACTGCCATGACAGAAGCTGGAGCCAAAGCCAGTCGCGGTGCTATCTCTAATTGGGAGCGCGGTATCAATGGTATTGTCTCTTCAAAACTGCCCACTTTGGCGCGAATACTAGATTGTAGCGAAGGGTTTCTACTGCGTGGTGAGCTAGCAGCAGTAACCAATACAGAGGCTACAGTCCACCCAGAAACTAGGGCTGGTGACGCTAATGTCGCTAATACTGCTACGGCTAAAAATGTTGTTTCAACCCACTCTGGGGCTGTCTCCTCTGACGACCCTGCTAATAACCTCCCCTCTTCTATGACTAATAAAAGTGATCCCGTTATGCATACTCTAAAAAAATCTGACAAATTACAAAACGTCTGCTATGACATTCGTGGCCCCCTGCTAAAAACGGCTACTAAAATGGAAGCAGAAGGCCAACGTATTCTTAAGCTTAACGTAGGCAACCCTGCTCCTTTTGGCCTAGAAGCGCCGCATGAAATCCTACGCGATGTCGCCTTAAATCTACCAGAGTCTATTGGCTATTCAGACTCACAAGGCATCTTTTCTGCCCGTAAAGCCGTGTTGCAGTACTATCAGGGCAAAGGCTTACTGTCTGCTGTAGATGTGAGAGATGTGTATTTGGGTAATGGGGTGTCTGAGCTCATCGTCATGACTATGCAAGCGTTGATGAATGATGGTGACGAAGTGTTGATTCCTATGCCTGATTATCCTTTATGGACGGCAGCGGCAAACCTTGCGGGTGGCTCAGCAGTTCATTATCGCTGCAATGAAGATGACAATTGGCAGCCTGATATTGAAGATATTAAGTCTAAGATCACTGATAAAACCAAAGGTATCGTGGTCATTAACCCAAACAATCCGACCGGCGCGCTTTATTCTGACGCAGTCTTACGTGAAATTATTGAGCTTGCCAAGCAACATAACCTAGTCATTATGGCGGATGAGATTTACGACCGCGTCTTATATGACGAAGTGACCCATACCCCTATGTGTACGCTAACGGATGAAGTGTTGGTGTTGACCTATAATGGCTTGTCTAAATCGCATCGTATCGCAGGTTTCCGCGCAGGTTGGTTGATGCTATCGGGTAAAAAAGACCACGCTGGCGACTTTATCGAAGGCTTAGATATGCTCGCGTCTATGCGTCTGTGTGCTAACGTTCCCGCGCAATATGCTATCCAAACAGCGATGGGCGGCTACCAAAGTATGAAGGCGCTTACTTCTGAATCAGGCCGTCTTTATAAGCAGCGCGCTATGGCGATTGAACGTCTGAATGCTATTGAGGGGATTTCCTGCACCATGCCGCAAGGTGCATTTTACTGTTTCCCTAAAATTGACCTAGACGTCTACCCTATTCAAGACGATATGAAGTTAATGATGGAACTATTAATCGACGAGAAAGTGTTGATGGTACAAGGAACAGGCTTTAACTGGGATGCGCCGGATCATTTCCGTGTAGTCTTTTTGCCCAACCTGCACGACTTAGAAGATGCTATGGATCGTCTCGAGCGCTTCTTTGCTAAAAAGCGTCGGGAATATGGGACAGAGGGTTTGAAAAATAGTCGTACGCTAGTTGATGCCGAAGCTTAATAACGTCATTGTTAGTAGATTATAGTTACTGACAATATATCGGTAAAGATAAACGCTTCTATCGCTAAGCAGACCCATAAGAAATCTATAAAAAAAACCGCCTGATAATTAAGTTATCGGGCGGTTTTTTTATTATTTGCTGGTTTAGAAAACTAGCATTTTAATGATCTAATAGTGAAGCTTATAAGAAATAAGATAACGCTAGGAAGCTTAATGCAGACATTGAGGCAGCGGCTGGTAAAGTAATGATCCAAGCCAAACCGATAGGTTTCATTAGTGCCCAGTTGGTATCTTTGTTCACCATACCAATACCCAATACAGCACCGACTAGCGTATGCGTACTAGATACCGGCAAGCCCATGGTAGATGCGCCCATAACTACGGCAGCCGCAGCAAGCTCGGCAGAGAAGCCTGAGGCCGGGTGCATCTTCGCTAAGTTGGTTCCTACCGTTTGGATGACTTCTTTACCAATAAACCATAAGCCGACGATTAGCGCGACGCCAAAGGTCAACATAACCGGCGTAGGTACAGCAGCTTGGGCTGAAATAGTATTAAATCTAATGACATCCATAATGGCGGCAAACGGTCCTACCGCATTGGCAATATCGTTAGAACCATGGCTGAAGGCAAAACCAGACGCCGTAAATACCTGCATCCAGCTGAACATGATAAAGGTCGCTTTCGCCAAATCGTCTTTGAGCTTACCACGGATACTTTTGGTATAAATAAAGGTGGTTAGCCAAATCAGCGCGCCCGCCATCCCAATCATCAAAAACGCATCGATATTTGAGAGATTCAAATCAGATCTATTTTTTAACCCTTTAAAGACGACCATGGCCATCATGACCATACCGCCGAGTGCAGCAATTAACGGCACCCAAGTTCTTAACGCTTTAAGCGGGTCCATGGCATTGCGCTCACGATCAATATCGTAGAGCTCACGGTAATATTCGGTTTCTAAATCATTACGTTGGCAATCTTCGTCTTTATAAATCTCTTGGTCGCGTAACATTTCAGAGGTATACGACAGCTGCAGGGACTCAGAAAGCTGCTCAAAGAATACCTTTTGATTCTTTTTCACCGCTTTTTTAGCGGCTTTCAGCTCAGCAATCCGGGTCTCGGCAAGATCGTTATACGCCAAGATTTTCTTTTTAATCTGCCCATATAAGATATAGGATAATACGCCACCTAATAAAGGAGAGACCACCCAAGAAATCGCAATCTCACCGATCTTACTCCAAGCTACCGTAGACAATGCCATGTCTACGCCGCCTAAGGAGATACCTAAGACAATGGAGCTGCCGACCACACCACCGATAATCGCGTGAGTCGTAGAGACAGGCAAGCCTTTTTTGGTGGCGAATAATAACCAAAATGCCGCAGCAATAAGCGCTGATAACATGACATAGATGAATTTATCAGGAGTGACCGCCAGACCATCTAAGTCTACGATACCTTTACGGATAGTATCCGTCACTTCCCCACCGGCAATCACCGCACCGGACACTTCAAAAATTGCTGCTATGCCTAGAGCTTGGGGTACGGTGAGCGTACCTGCACCTACTGAAGTACCAAAGGAGTTGGCAACGTCGTTACCCCCGATATTGAACGCCATAAAGATGCCAAAAAAAGTGGCAATGACAAACAATACGGTCTGCTGATGTAAAGTGTAATCAAGTCCCCACCATAAAAAATAAGCGGTCATTGCGGCCATAATGGCGGCGAATAACAGATTAACTTTCATAGAACCAACTTCACGAGTTGGCTGCGAGGTATTAGTGCTAATGCCCATATGCAACGATGCCTTGTACTGACTCATGATAGCTATGCGATGCTATCGTGACAGTGGAACGATCATAATCTAGCGCAAAAAATACAACATACCCGCCTGCACCCTAAGGTTACTTATTGCAATAAGTAGGCGATATTGTGAGGACAGGGATGCTATGAAATTTATTGAGCCGACTATATAGATGCGAACTTAGAATAGGGGTGAAAATAGCGCCTATTATAAAGAGGTTGACGCAATATTCAATCGCAGATAGTGATATTGACCCAGCTATTAACAAAAACTTTGTCATTAAAATAACTAATAGATAAGCTGAGATAAACTAATATTTATTTTAAGATAAACAATAACTTTACCACCTTACTTGCTAGCCGCTGCGCCAAATAAATTATCTGAATATAAGCAAAGCGCTACAGGCAAGCCACAACTTGTAGGCGAGAATAAGCGCAAAGTGACCGCTTAACTGTTTTGTTGAATAAAGCGGTTACGCAAGGCTTAATTAAAGCGCCCATAATCAAGTTATTATTTAGCCTATTTATACTTCAGCTCGTCCCACAACCGTTTAAAAAGCTTTTTTGTCTTTTTTAGGGTGTAAAGCTTGGGTCAATTGGGCAATCGTATGGTCGAGTACCAGCAAGCGTGCCGTCCGTTTATCATTGGTCGCAATCATCTTCCACGGCGCCACTGAAGTGCTGGTACGCAGCAGCATATCCGAGGCGGCCTGCACGTAGTCTTGCCAGCGATCGCGGTTGCGCCAATCATCGTCAGTCAGTTTAAACTGTTTATGCGGGGTGTCTTCACGGGCTTCAAACCGTGCTAACTGCTCTTTTTTATCAATAGCCAGCCAAAACTTAATCAAAATCGTCCCTGAAGCGGCTATATCGGCTTCGAAGCGATTAATCTCATCGTAGGCGCGTTGCCATTCTGACTCACTAGCGAAGCCTTCGACCCGCTCCACCAACACCCGCCCATACCAAGTCCTATCGAAAATAGCCACGCGGCTGATGCGATCGGTCTGCTCGTTAGGCAAGCGTGTCCAAAACCGCCACAGATATGGATGCTCAAGCTCATAGCGCATGGGGGCACCAATATTATAGACTTGGTATTCGCGAGGGTCTAAAGGCGCCACCAGACGCTTGATAGCCCCACCCTTACCCGCAGCGTCCATCCCTTCGAAGGCAAAGATGACATGGCGTTGACCCCGCTCCCGCAATAATTTGGCCACTTGGGCTTGTTTGTCCGCCAACTCCTCTTTATAGGCGGACTTGTTTATATCAGGATCGTCAATATCGGTGAGCATGTCCGGAATGTCCGCCCAGATAAACTCTTGCTTAGGCTGTTTATAGCCGGTAGCCGATTGCGTAGCGGTATTTTTAGCCACGGGATACTGGCTGCTTTGCACCGCCTCTTGCATCGCCTGTAAAACGTAATGACAGAATTTAAGCGTCGAATCTTCACGGTCCGTCCCATCGATGATGACCCAATCGCCCTGCTGTCCCAGTATTTGCTTGGCGACTTTATTGAATTGCTTTAATACTTTGTTATTGGACCAATCTATTTGATACAGCTGCTTAGGGTCCGCTTCTTTATCGGTTAGACGCTCTGCTAAAGTATCGCCATCGATATGGAACCAGCATTTCAGCAGTTTAGTATTGTTGCTCACTAAATCTTGTTCAAAAGCCGCTAGCCGGGTCAGTTGGTTCTGTAAATAAGCCGCCCAATCTGTTTCTTCTACTTGGCTTATCTTTTGCATGACTTCATAAAGCAAATCGGCATACCAGTTGCCAAAGTAAACCATCACATCACCATGGCGCGGTAATGCTTTGGTATGCGCTTGCCAGAGCGGCTGCGAGTGTTGCGCCGGGTAACCAATGGTGGCCTCAACCTTTAAGAGCCGCGGATCGACCCATTGGCGCAATTGTTTGACGGCTTGGCCTTTGCCCGCCAGCTCAATACCGTTGACCAATACCAATAGCCCGGTCGGCTGTACCCCACTGTCTTCTGTCTGTCTGGTTTCTCGTAAAGCATATTGTGAGGTCACCAACGCCAAACGTAACGCTTCTTCATCTAACGAAAACTGGCTTAAAGGATTAATCATTAATTTATCTGCTGCTGCCGCCTTCTCCCCCTTAGCCGCTTTTTGCATTTTTGCTTTTTCCTTGACTTTAGCCTTATCTACGCTCTTATTATCCTTTTTCTTTTTACTCATTCTTCTTATCTCCTGCTTTATGATTATTTATGAGCCAATTTCTAAAGAAGCGCTTTAATTACCAGTTTAATATAGCTACCCTATTACGATAACAGTTTGTCATTTGAGTTATGTTATAAATTATTTTAAGGTAAGGCGCTATGATTGAAGACTCAGTGCTGCTTACTGCTAAAATAGGGCATGGTTAAACTGTTAATTACTGAATATAATCAATAAAATTAAATAATAAGCTAGATTAATAGACCAGCGAGCTATGTCGCCATTAACCTTAATTCTACTATCCCTATTTATGGTATAAAACGCCATTTTTATTTTAGAGAACTGAATTGTATAGCTGATTTTATAGCTGACTTTGCTAGCCAGCTTTACTCATTAACTTTAACGATTACCCCAGCTAATTTACCCATAAGGATTTTTTATGTCTGCACTCGCCAATTTGCAATCGCACCTCGAGCACTACCGTCAGTTGCCACACCATAACGATGCCGTCCTCGCTGACAAACTCAATGAGGTGCAGTCTTGGCAACGCGACCGCCTGCGTGAGACTCATGAAGAGCTGTTTTCCAAACCTAAATATAAGCTAATGGGCGAATATTTCGTTAATAAGCTCTATGGCGGTGCAGAGTTTGATGTGTTGGTAAAACAGTTTGAGCGTATTGTACCCAAGGCTAAAAAGCTTGAA contains the following coding sequences:
- a CDS encoding OmpA family protein; this translates as MSMRISINKLSILCAFTLILPVTTLAELPEDTLKSVDHISWHQQVAIDPQTLLAQPIPQDKVSLFFIRETDLDGGQTSVNLGINGEYQGSLKPGGYTQVYTCAGTNQISAVTTSQKTNNLLSNAITLNLPAQQSYFFYVEVDEQERISLQQVNPEAVDSLMTDKRYQKHQISRVTSTCAATPVPPTAPSVLEKEVSIEMRVFFDTDKAVIQPQYFSRVADVAAFMQEYSSTSAVIKGHTDSTASDAYNQKLSERRAQAVQTMLVKQYGIDPNRITTIGYGESEPVASNATKEGRQMNRRVIAVVAPQ
- a CDS encoding glutathione peroxidase, with amino-acid sequence MTGIYDFQVETLNGETQDFAEYQGKALLIVNTASKCGFTPQYEGLEKLYQQYKDQGLVVIGFPCNQFGSQEPGDADDIGSFCQKNYGVTFPMMAKVDVNGKDAHPVYEWLKKQQGGFLTDGIKWNFTKFLLNKEGQVVDRYASTTKPEALQADIEKLL
- the msrB gene encoding peptide-methionine (R)-S-oxide reductase MsrB, yielding MQDRELSKEEVAQLTDADWRARLSDEEYRVLREKGTERAFAGDYTDTEDKGIYRCKGCGAKLFMSDNKFHSGCGWPSFDKTVFEGAIDEHLDTSHGMRRIEVTCSNCDAHLGHVFPDGPQDTTGMRYCINSIALDLEPSSDD
- a CDS encoding aminotransferase class I/II-fold pyridoxal phosphate-dependent enzyme; the encoded protein is MTATTDYKAQGKRLNKLRKAKGLTAEQLATAMTEAGAKASRGAISNWERGINGIVSSKLPTLARILDCSEGFLLRGELAAVTNTEATVHPETRAGDANVANTATAKNVVSTHSGAVSSDDPANNLPSSMTNKSDPVMHTLKKSDKLQNVCYDIRGPLLKTATKMEAEGQRILKLNVGNPAPFGLEAPHEILRDVALNLPESIGYSDSQGIFSARKAVLQYYQGKGLLSAVDVRDVYLGNGVSELIVMTMQALMNDGDEVLIPMPDYPLWTAAANLAGGSAVHYRCNEDDNWQPDIEDIKSKITDKTKGIVVINPNNPTGALYSDAVLREIIELAKQHNLVIMADEIYDRVLYDEVTHTPMCTLTDEVLVLTYNGLSKSHRIAGFRAGWLMLSGKKDHAGDFIEGLDMLASMRLCANVPAQYAIQTAMGGYQSMKALTSESGRLYKQRAMAIERLNAIEGISCTMPQGAFYCFPKIDLDVYPIQDDMKLMMELLIDEKVLMVQGTGFNWDAPDHFRVVFLPNLHDLEDAMDRLERFFAKKRREYGTEGLKNSRTLVDAEA
- a CDS encoding inorganic phosphate transporter, translating into MGISTNTSQPTREVGSMKVNLLFAAIMAAMTAYFLWWGLDYTLHQQTVLFVIATFFGIFMAFNIGGNDVANSFGTSVGAGTLTVPQALGIAAIFEVSGAVIAGGEVTDTIRKGIVDLDGLAVTPDKFIYVMLSALIAAAFWLLFATKKGLPVSTTHAIIGGVVGSSIVLGISLGGVDMALSTVAWSKIGEIAISWVVSPLLGGVLSYILYGQIKKKILAYNDLAETRIAELKAAKKAVKKNQKVFFEQLSESLQLSYTSEMLRDQEIYKDEDCQRNDLETEYYRELYDIDRERNAMDPLKALRTWVPLIAALGGMVMMAMVVFKGLKNRSDLNLSNIDAFLMIGMAGALIWLTTFIYTKSIRGKLKDDLAKATFIMFSWMQVFTASGFAFSHGSNDIANAVGPFAAIMDVIRFNTISAQAAVPTPVMLTFGVALIVGLWFIGKEVIQTVGTNLAKMHPASGFSAELAAAAVVMGASTMGLPVSSTHTLVGAVLGIGMVNKDTNWALMKPIGLAWIITLPAAASMSALSFLALSYFL
- a CDS encoding ATPase; its protein translation is MQKAAKGEKAAAADKLMINPLSQFSLDEEALRLALVTSQYALRETRQTEDSGVQPTGLLVLVNGIELAGKGQAVKQLRQWVDPRLLKVEATIGYPAQHSQPLWQAHTKALPRHGDVMVYFGNWYADLLYEVMQKISQVEETDWAAYLQNQLTRLAAFEQDLVSNNTKLLKCWFHIDGDTLAERLTDKEADPKQLYQIDWSNNKVLKQFNKVAKQILGQQGDWVIIDGTDREDSTLKFCHYVLQAMQEAVQSSQYPVAKNTATQSATGYKQPKQEFIWADIPDMLTDIDDPDINKSAYKEELADKQAQVAKLLRERGQRHVIFAFEGMDAAGKGGAIKRLVAPLDPREYQVYNIGAPMRYELEHPYLWRFWTRLPNEQTDRISRVAIFDRTWYGRVLVERVEGFASESEWQRAYDEINRFEADIAASGTILIKFWLAIDKKEQLARFEAREDTPHKQFKLTDDDWRNRDRWQDYVQAASDMLLRTSTSVAPWKMIATNDKRTARLLVLDHTIAQLTQALHPKKDKKAF